From Draconibacterium halophilum, one genomic window encodes:
- a CDS encoding (deoxy)nucleoside triphosphate pyrophosphohydrolase, with translation MIQVTCAIIIDQGKILVAQNKENSDHPFQWEFPGGKIKSGETERDCIVREIEEELNLTVEIAEALIPVEHNYEIKVIRLIPFVCSLVSGHLKLNDHKAIKWVDEDELDKLDFAEADRVLIQKSENRERLKKYLGEKMH, from the coding sequence ATGATTCAAGTTACCTGTGCCATAATAATCGATCAAGGGAAAATTCTTGTTGCTCAAAATAAGGAAAACTCCGATCATCCTTTTCAGTGGGAATTTCCCGGAGGAAAAATAAAATCGGGAGAAACAGAACGAGATTGTATTGTTCGTGAGATTGAAGAAGAGTTAAACCTTACTGTTGAGATTGCAGAGGCGCTTATTCCGGTTGAACACAATTATGAAATTAAAGTCATTCGCCTTATTCCGTTTGTGTGTTCGCTTGTTTCGGGGCATTTAAAACTCAATGATCATAAAGCCATAAAGTGGGTTGATGAAGATGAGCTGGATAAACTTGATTTTGCAGAAGCCGACAGGGTATTGATTCAAAAATCAGAAAATCGTGAGCGTTTAAAGAAATACCTTGGGGAAAAGATGCACTAA
- a CDS encoding glycosyltransferase family 117 protein, translating into MQHTKIINNILGWLVFIVACITYFATLEPTVSWWDCGEFITSAFKLEVGHPPGAPTFMILGRIFTLFAPDPTKAAVMVNSLSAIASAATVMFLYWTIVHLAKKLFPAQQLNTGEQIAVWGSGLVGALAFTFTDSFWFSAVEGEVYALSALFTAMVFWAILKWENVAHEKYANRWLVLIAYLMGLSIGVHLLNLLAIPAIGLVYYFKKYEFSWKGVFYALAASMGILLGIQYGIIPGVPRIAFIFDRIFVNAFGLPFNSGILFMIALMAAGAVWGINYTRKRNKVMWNTALTMVVVILIGYSSFALIVIRASANPPMNQNNPDNAFALLRYLNREQYGDRPLAKGPYYNAPRIGSENPKDQYNKVDGEYKITGSMPGGSVYEPKMETFFPRMYSDKSNHVQAYKDWGKVKGTPVRVRDRGEVKTLQKPTFGENLRFFFSYQVGHMYMRYFMWNFVGRQNDLQGHGSFENGNWVSGISFIDEAKVGPRDSMPEFMKNDPSRNVYYFLPLLLGLLGVFFQYNQGKNGKETFAVTMMLFILTGIAIVVYLNQYPYQPRERDYAYAGSFYAFAIWIGLGVLAVYAGLKKVVKGAPGAVLATVISVVAVPGVLASQNWDDHDRSGKYMTRDYAIDYLESCAPNAILFTYGDNDTFPLWYVQEVEGVRRDIKIVNISYLGMDWYINQQQFKTYEADPVPFSFTKDKYYMGRMDAVLFQDRIKGSVELSEAMEFLGSDDVRTKVKVTSGAMLDYLPSRDFHITVDKQKALDTGTVKPKDADQIADRVSFKITKNMITKSEMAVLNMIAANNWERPIYIDHSLVFTGNIHFLDWLQFEGLAYRFVPIRTPKQGVTAGRIDTDILYDNVMNKFVWGNVNDPDIHMDEYNRKQINIMQARYMFTRLSQSLLAAGEKEKAIEVADKMFELFPNEIIPLDYSSFQMAGQYYGAGAIEKGNEKVRIMADNCFAMLDYFASLPANLAAAVQNEQNRQISHLRNLVILTRNYNQDELNTELDAKLQELIARFQNKASA; encoded by the coding sequence ATGCAACACACGAAAATAATCAATAATATTCTTGGTTGGCTTGTTTTTATCGTCGCTTGTATAACCTATTTTGCTACGCTTGAACCCACAGTAAGTTGGTGGGATTGTGGCGAGTTTATTACCAGTGCTTTTAAATTGGAAGTTGGTCACCCGCCGGGTGCGCCTACTTTTATGATTTTGGGACGAATATTTACACTTTTTGCTCCCGATCCAACCAAAGCAGCTGTTATGGTTAATTCGTTGTCGGCCATTGCCAGTGCAGCAACCGTCATGTTTTTGTATTGGACGATTGTACATCTTGCAAAAAAGCTTTTCCCGGCACAGCAACTGAACACCGGCGAACAAATTGCAGTGTGGGGTAGTGGTTTGGTTGGAGCCTTGGCTTTTACTTTTACCGATTCGTTTTGGTTTTCGGCGGTAGAAGGCGAGGTTTACGCACTGTCGGCGTTATTTACAGCAATGGTATTTTGGGCTATTTTAAAGTGGGAAAATGTGGCGCACGAAAAATATGCAAACCGTTGGTTGGTACTTATCGCTTATTTGATGGGTTTGTCAATTGGAGTTCACTTGCTGAACTTGCTTGCCATTCCGGCCATCGGACTGGTATATTATTTCAAAAAATATGAATTCTCGTGGAAAGGCGTGTTTTATGCATTGGCGGCATCTATGGGTATTTTGCTGGGTATTCAGTATGGAATTATTCCGGGAGTGCCACGCATTGCCTTTATCTTCGACCGTATTTTTGTGAATGCATTCGGGCTCCCGTTTAACTCGGGAATACTATTTATGATTGCGCTTATGGCTGCCGGTGCGGTATGGGGTATCAATTACACCCGAAAAAGAAACAAAGTAATGTGGAACACTGCGCTTACGATGGTCGTTGTGATTTTGATCGGATATTCGTCGTTTGCACTGATTGTTATTCGTGCTTCAGCCAATCCTCCGATGAACCAAAATAACCCCGACAATGCATTTGCACTGCTTCGTTACCTGAACCGTGAACAATATGGCGACCGGCCATTGGCAAAAGGCCCGTACTATAATGCCCCGCGAATCGGCAGTGAAAATCCAAAAGATCAATACAATAAAGTAGACGGAGAATATAAAATTACCGGATCAATGCCGGGAGGTTCAGTTTATGAGCCCAAAATGGAAACATTCTTCCCCAGGATGTACAGCGATAAATCAAATCATGTACAAGCCTATAAAGATTGGGGAAAAGTAAAAGGTACCCCGGTTAGGGTGCGTGATCGTGGCGAAGTGAAAACCCTGCAAAAACCCACTTTTGGCGAAAATCTGCGTTTCTTCTTTAGCTACCAGGTAGGGCACATGTATATGCGCTATTTTATGTGGAATTTTGTGGGTCGTCAGAATGATTTGCAAGGCCACGGTAGTTTTGAAAACGGAAACTGGGTAAGCGGAATTTCATTTATTGATGAAGCCAAAGTAGGGCCGCGCGATAGTATGCCCGAGTTTATGAAAAACGATCCAAGCAGAAATGTGTATTACTTCCTGCCATTATTATTGGGACTTTTGGGCGTATTTTTTCAATATAACCAGGGCAAAAATGGGAAAGAAACATTTGCGGTTACCATGATGCTGTTTATACTTACCGGTATTGCCATTGTGGTTTATCTGAATCAGTATCCGTACCAGCCACGCGAGCGTGATTATGCCTATGCCGGCTCGTTTTATGCTTTTGCCATTTGGATTGGATTGGGAGTACTGGCCGTTTATGCCGGATTAAAGAAAGTGGTAAAAGGAGCGCCGGGAGCAGTGCTGGCAACCGTAATTTCGGTGGTTGCTGTGCCGGGGGTCCTCGCCTCGCAAAACTGGGACGATCACGACCGATCGGGAAAATACATGACACGCGATTATGCCATCGATTACCTTGAATCGTGTGCGCCAAATGCCATTTTATTTACCTATGGCGATAACGATACTTTCCCGCTGTGGTATGTGCAGGAAGTGGAAGGCGTGCGTCGGGATATAAAAATTGTAAACATCAGTTATCTGGGAATGGACTGGTACATTAATCAGCAGCAGTTTAAAACTTACGAGGCCGATCCGGTGCCATTTTCGTTCACAAAAGATAAATATTACATGGGCCGTATGGATGCGGTACTTTTCCAGGATCGGATAAAAGGATCGGTGGAGCTGAGCGAAGCCATGGAGTTTTTAGGCAGCGACGATGTGCGCACCAAAGTTAAAGTTACCAGCGGAGCAATGCTTGATTACCTGCCGTCGCGCGATTTCCATATTACAGTTGATAAGCAGAAAGCGTTGGATACGGGAACGGTAAAACCCAAAGATGCGGATCAGATCGCCGACAGAGTAAGTTTTAAGATCACCAAAAACATGATCACCAAAAGCGAAATGGCAGTGCTGAATATGATTGCAGCCAACAATTGGGAGCGCCCGATTTATATCGATCACAGTTTGGTATTCACCGGAAATATTCACTTCCTCGACTGGTTACAGTTTGAAGGGCTTGCTTATCGTTTTGTGCCAATCAGAACGCCAAAACAAGGTGTTACTGCCGGACGTATCGATACCGATATTCTTTATGATAATGTGATGAATAAATTTGTTTGGGGAAATGTAAACGATCCGGATATTCATATGGACGAGTATAACCGCAAACAGATAAATATTATGCAGGCACGCTATATGTTTACTCGTTTGTCGCAATCGTTACTGGCTGCAGGAGAAAAAGAAAAAGCCATTGAGGTGGCCGACAAAATGTTCGAACTTTTCCCAAACGAGATTATTCCGCTGGATTACAGTTCGTTCCAAATGGCAGGGCAGTATTACGGTGCCGGGGCCATTGAGAAGGGAAATGAAAAGGTGCGGATTATGGCTGATAACTGCTTTGCTATGCTTGATTATTTTGCGTCGTTACCGGCTAACCTTGCTGCAGCGGTACAAAATGAGCAAAACCGACAGATTTCGCACCTCAGGAATTTGGTGATTCTTACGAGAAACTACAACCAGGATGAGTTGAATACAGAGCTGGATGCAAAATTGCAAGAACTGATTGCCAGGTTCCAGAACAAAGCCAGTGCTTAA
- a CDS encoding Arm DNA-binding domain-containing protein, whose amino-acid sequence MTDLNVLFYLKKTKTNKAGEAPIYLRITVNGQRAEMSTGRSTITKSWDRGSHRLKGKSEKSRILNNFLDELENKLNRVYNIALQEEKQISAEDLKDVLSGKDKNKKMLIPIFDE is encoded by the coding sequence ATGACAGATTTAAACGTATTATTTTACTTAAAGAAGACAAAAACGAACAAAGCGGGTGAAGCACCAATTTATTTAAGAATTACAGTGAACGGACAACGAGCGGAGATGTCAACCGGAAGAAGTACCATAACAAAGAGTTGGGATAGAGGTAGTCACCGACTGAAAGGTAAAAGTGAAAAAAGCAGAATACTTAATAACTTTCTTGACGAGCTGGAGAACAAACTAAACCGGGTTTACAATATAGCCTTGCAAGAAGAAAAGCAAATTAGTGCCGAAGATTTAAAAGATGTGCTCAGTGGGAAGGATAAAAACAAAAAGATGTTGATTCCGATATTTGACGAATAA
- a CDS encoding response regulator, with product MSYTKKNTNKDKLIARHSNTFAEVYTESPKVDNPMETNNPSSESDTRKLKILLAEDDVVNQKLFSYMLQEIADELIIASTGVAAIKLFKENTDLDLILMDLKMPEMDGYEAVKNIRELDKTVKIFAVSAFAPETQGEAVNGNDFNDYVSKPIRKADLLKIISKYF from the coding sequence ATGAGTTATACAAAAAAGAATACAAATAAGGACAAATTAATTGCCCGGCACAGCAATACCTTTGCTGAGGTTTATACCGAAAGTCCAAAAGTTGATAACCCTATGGAAACAAATAACCCGAGTAGTGAATCGGACACAAGAAAATTAAAAATTTTATTGGCAGAAGACGACGTCGTTAATCAGAAGTTGTTTTCGTATATGTTACAAGAAATAGCCGACGAGCTAATTATTGCTTCAACCGGTGTGGCAGCCATTAAGTTGTTTAAAGAAAATACTGATTTAGATCTGATATTAATGGATTTAAAAATGCCGGAGATGGACGGCTACGAAGCCGTAAAAAACATTAGGGAATTGGATAAGACGGTGAAGATTTTCGCCGTTTCGGCCTTTGCTCCCGAAACACAAGGCGAGGCAGTAAATGGAAATGATTTTAACGATTATGTGAGTAAGCCCATCCGAAAAGCCGACCTTTTAAAAATTATCAGTAAATACTTTTAG
- a CDS encoding NAD-dependent epimerase/dehydratase family protein — protein MKKAGIIGGSDLIGSYISLKFLAEDYKVKVQISNKRQIKKDPLYKNISINQNIEFHETDLNNAEQVQRFIKDCELVIHCGDPICLNIKSSETMVYATVIKQTGTLFKAIQKSSSIRKVIFITCATAFNPEYISTETERYDHIVKTKNNPVDKAKYHASKAIYKVLNCLPDNLFEVIFISPIEVRNHQLSSSTDSTATSLQSLFRKKITPDPFFQKLLERQVIDRFTNIEELPEKVFQAAAIDELTEMLKIT, from the coding sequence ATGAAAAAGGCAGGTATTATAGGCGGTTCAGATTTAATTGGAAGTTACATTTCATTAAAATTCCTTGCCGAAGATTATAAAGTTAAGGTGCAAATCTCAAACAAAAGGCAAATAAAAAAAGATCCTTTATATAAAAATATTAGCATAAACCAAAATATCGAGTTTCATGAAACTGATTTAAACAATGCTGAGCAAGTTCAACGTTTTATTAAAGATTGTGAACTGGTTATTCATTGCGGAGATCCCATTTGTTTGAATATCAAATCTTCTGAAACAATGGTTTATGCAACGGTTATAAAACAAACCGGAACCCTGTTTAAAGCAATTCAGAAAAGTAGTTCGATAAGAAAAGTTATTTTCATCACTTGTGCAACGGCGTTTAATCCTGAGTACATATCAACAGAAACCGAGCGATACGACCATATAGTAAAAACAAAAAATAATCCGGTTGACAAAGCGAAATACCATGCCTCAAAAGCCATTTATAAAGTACTTAACTGCCTTCCGGATAATTTATTTGAAGTTATTTTTATTTCACCTATTGAAGTCAGGAACCATCAGCTTTCAAGCAGCACCGACTCAACCGCAACCAGCCTTCAGTCTCTTTTTAGAAAAAAAATAACACCCGATCCCTTTTTTCAAAAACTTTTGGAAAGACAGGTCATTGACAGGTTTACTAACATTGAAGAACTTCCTGAAAAGGTATTCCAGGCGGCTGCAATTGACGAATTGACTGAGATGCTGAAAATAACCTAA
- a CDS encoding ATP-binding protein — translation MNQSKADIKALEKELAAKKRELKIEKAFEKVRAHAMSMRLSSDLQKIVNIVAQELNNMNLDITGVFMVINNDEIDKQFTFWGSTGVAEIYMKKAAIPFLDRPIYRVLAEATTKGEHFFTEEYTREEKNEFFEHLFKFPPYSSSTPEWKEQVFSREGGYTRSVSVSHYTSIFVVNHFGRRLSDADNKILRRFGKVFEQSYTRFLDIQKAEALAREAIKQASADRVRGEIASMRTSEDLNRITPIIWRELETLEVPFIRCGVFIIDNENEKIQAYLTTPDGKSLAALNLAFDTNYLTNNAIKYWKENQIYKERWNREKFINWTKSMIKIGQIQNVETYQGSSVPPESLHLHFVPFAQGILYVGNVSTLTDEKLELVKTLAEAFSMAYARYEDFKNVEEAKNKIEITLNELKIAQAQLKELDELKSRFFANISHEFRTPLTLIMGEVENVLASNIHSADKKKLEIANINANKLLVLINQLLELSKIDAGNLELKSENGNLVSFLKNIFFSFESFSSSKNVLLHFYSETENISLAFDHEKMETIFYNLLSNAFKFTEGPGEISLAIKVIESAKIEIILKDTGIGIPPEQIPHIFNRFFQADSSTIRKHEGTGIGLALVKELVELHKGKISVSSLENEGTEFRILLPLSFEQTMSASGKNITVKTAEKQTSFKPEAQPAIQSERGDKTESENHKKIILVVEDNPEVREYIKEQLVNSYRIKEAENGEEGLLAAEDQLPDLIITDVMMPRMDGYEFCLKLRRNEKTSHIPIVMLTAKAGFDDKINGLETGIDAFVTKPFSAKELKIRIKNLIAQREQLRKRFSKSTIIRPTEVSAISADQRFLKKTLKLIESNFHDENFSVELLADKINMSVSQLNRKLNALIDQPAGQLIRSLRLQRAADLLKQNSASVSEICYNLGFSDLSYFSRAFKKQFGRTPTEYREK, via the coding sequence ATGAATCAATCAAAGGCAGACATTAAAGCACTCGAAAAAGAACTTGCAGCGAAAAAACGTGAGTTGAAAATTGAGAAAGCTTTTGAGAAAGTAAGAGCACATGCTATGTCGATGCGTCTTTCATCTGATTTGCAGAAGATTGTCAACATAGTTGCTCAGGAATTGAATAATATGAACCTGGATATTACCGGAGTATTTATGGTTATCAACAATGACGAAATTGATAAACAATTCACATTTTGGGGATCTACGGGGGTGGCCGAGATTTATATGAAAAAAGCGGCTATTCCTTTTCTGGACCGGCCTATCTACAGAGTATTGGCTGAGGCTACAACCAAAGGAGAACATTTTTTTACGGAGGAATATACACGGGAGGAAAAAAATGAATTTTTTGAGCATTTATTTAAATTTCCACCTTACAGTTCATCTACTCCTGAGTGGAAGGAGCAGGTTTTTTCCCGTGAGGGAGGCTATACAAGGTCCGTTTCTGTTTCTCACTATACTTCCATATTTGTAGTTAATCATTTTGGAAGAAGATTATCTGATGCCGATAACAAGATTTTGAGGCGCTTTGGAAAAGTTTTTGAACAGAGCTACACCCGATTTCTCGACATCCAAAAAGCCGAAGCCCTGGCGCGTGAAGCGATTAAACAAGCATCTGCGGACAGGGTACGCGGTGAAATTGCCAGTATGCGTACCTCTGAAGACCTCAACCGGATTACACCGATTATCTGGCGGGAACTGGAAACACTGGAGGTTCCTTTTATTCGCTGCGGTGTTTTTATTATTGATAATGAGAACGAAAAAATTCAGGCTTATTTAACCACGCCAGATGGGAAGTCGCTGGCAGCATTAAATCTGGCTTTTGATACTAATTATCTTACCAATAATGCAATAAAGTACTGGAAAGAGAACCAGATTTACAAAGAGCGCTGGAATAGGGAAAAATTTATCAACTGGACAAAATCCATGATTAAAATCGGACAGATTCAAAATGTGGAAACTTACCAGGGTTCATCAGTCCCACCGGAGTCTCTTCACCTGCACTTTGTTCCTTTCGCCCAGGGCATACTTTATGTTGGGAATGTTTCTACCCTTACCGATGAAAAACTGGAACTGGTAAAAACATTGGCTGAAGCATTTTCCATGGCTTATGCCCGGTACGAAGACTTTAAAAATGTTGAAGAAGCCAAAAACAAGATTGAAATAACTTTAAATGAATTGAAAATAGCACAGGCACAACTTAAGGAGCTTGACGAGTTGAAGTCCAGGTTTTTTGCAAATATCTCTCACGAATTCAGGACTCCGCTCACCCTCATCATGGGCGAAGTTGAAAATGTACTCGCATCGAATATTCATTCAGCCGACAAAAAAAAGCTTGAAATTGCAAACATAAATGCGAATAAACTATTGGTTTTAATAAATCAGTTGCTTGAACTTTCGAAAATTGATGCCGGTAACCTGGAGCTGAAAAGTGAAAATGGGAATCTCGTTTCATTCTTAAAAAACATTTTCTTTTCATTTGAGTCTTTTTCCTCATCAAAAAATGTATTGCTTCATTTTTATTCGGAGACTGAAAATATAAGCCTTGCATTTGATCATGAAAAGATGGAAACCATTTTTTATAACCTGCTGTCGAATGCATTCAAGTTTACCGAGGGACCGGGTGAAATATCACTTGCAATAAAAGTAATTGAGTCGGCAAAAATCGAAATCATTTTAAAGGATACAGGGATTGGCATTCCCCCTGAACAAATTCCACACATTTTCAACCGGTTTTTCCAGGCCGACAGTTCAACTATCCGAAAACATGAAGGTACAGGCATCGGTCTGGCGCTTGTAAAAGAACTGGTGGAATTGCATAAGGGAAAGATATCCGTTTCGAGCCTGGAAAATGAAGGAACCGAATTCAGGATTCTTCTTCCGTTATCGTTTGAACAAACGATGAGTGCTTCGGGCAAAAACATAACAGTTAAAACGGCTGAAAAACAAACTTCTTTTAAGCCCGAAGCTCAACCTGCCATTCAATCTGAACGCGGAGACAAAACAGAATCTGAAAATCACAAAAAAATTATTCTTGTTGTAGAAGATAATCCGGAAGTGCGGGAATACATTAAAGAACAGCTGGTAAATAGCTATCGCATTAAAGAAGCAGAAAATGGAGAGGAAGGACTTTTAGCAGCAGAAGATCAACTGCCTGATTTAATTATAACTGACGTAATGATGCCACGGATGGACGGATACGAGTTTTGCCTGAAATTACGACGCAACGAAAAAACCAGCCATATTCCGATTGTAATGCTTACTGCAAAAGCAGGCTTCGATGATAAAATCAACGGTTTGGAAACAGGGATTGACGCTTTCGTTACAAAACCGTTCAGCGCAAAAGAGTTAAAAATCCGAATAAAAAATCTGATTGCTCAAAGAGAACAGTTAAGAAAACGGTTCAGTAAATCAACTATTATCAGGCCAACTGAGGTATCTGCCATTTCTGCCGACCAGCGATTTTTAAAGAAGACCCTTAAACTAATTGAATCAAATTTTCACGACGAAAACTTTTCGGTTGAGTTGCTGGCCGATAAAATAAACATGAGTGTTTCGCAGCTAAACAGAAAATTAAATGCGTTAATCGATCAACCCGCCGGACAGCTAATCCGGTCGTTACGATTGCAACGGGCTGCCGATTTGTTAAAACAAAATTCTGCCAGTGTTTCTGAAATCTGTTATAATCTTGGATTTAGCGACCTGTCCTATTTTTCGCGGGCTTTTAAAAAACAATTTGGCCGCACACCCACTGAATACCGGGAAAAATAA
- a CDS encoding D-2-hydroxyacid dehydrogenase — translation MKIVVLDGYTLNPGDLSWGEIKALGELTVYNRTTPEQTIERAANAEIVYTNKVILNREIINQLPQLKFIGVLATGFNVVDATAAREAGITVCNIPAYSTQSVAQLVFAHILHFTNNVGLHANSVSNGEWATSKDFAYWLSPQTELAGKTMGIIGFGQIGQAVARIALAFGMKVIFNNRSKKTTSLDARQVELDTLLKTSDFISINCPLTSENQGFINKTAIGRMKPTAFLINTGRGPLINEQDLADALNSHQIAGAGLDVLSAEPALPDNPLPRAKNCNITPHIAWATLEARRRLMKIAADNLKAFIDGSPINVVGTW, via the coding sequence ATGAAAATTGTTGTTTTGGATGGCTACACGCTAAATCCCGGTGACTTAAGCTGGGGCGAAATAAAAGCACTGGGAGAATTAACCGTTTATAACCGGACAACTCCGGAACAAACCATTGAACGAGCGGCCAATGCCGAAATTGTTTACACCAATAAAGTCATCCTTAACCGCGAAATCATTAATCAGCTGCCCCAATTAAAATTTATTGGTGTGCTGGCAACAGGTTTTAATGTTGTTGATGCCACTGCTGCCCGCGAAGCAGGAATTACTGTTTGTAATATTCCGGCCTACAGTACCCAGTCGGTAGCACAATTGGTATTTGCCCATATTCTACATTTTACAAACAATGTGGGTTTGCACGCCAATTCGGTGAGCAATGGTGAATGGGCCACAAGCAAAGATTTTGCCTACTGGTTGTCGCCACAAACCGAACTGGCAGGAAAAACAATGGGGATTATTGGCTTTGGGCAAATTGGACAAGCCGTTGCCCGCATAGCACTGGCTTTTGGCATGAAAGTTATTTTTAATAACCGAAGCAAAAAAACAACCTCGCTTGATGCCCGCCAGGTAGAGCTCGACACCTTGCTGAAGACCAGTGATTTTATTAGCATCAACTGCCCGCTAACCAGCGAAAACCAGGGTTTCATCAACAAAACAGCAATTGGCAGGATGAAACCAACGGCTTTTCTGATAAACACTGGCCGCGGACCACTGATTAACGAACAGGATTTGGCTGACGCACTAAACAGCCACCAAATTGCCGGTGCCGGGCTTGATGTATTATCGGCTGAGCCTGCCCTGCCCGACAATCCCTTACCAAGGGCAAAAAACTGCAACATCACACCACACATTGCCTGGGCAACACTTGAAGCCCGCCGGCGTTTAATGAAAATTGCTGCTGATAATCTAAAGGCATTTATTGATGGAAGTCCGATAAATGTGGTTGGTACCTGGTAA